The DNA region CGCTGAGCGTCTTGTTGCGGTCCGGCGTGCCGGTGTTGTCGGTGTGACCTTGGATCTCGACGCGACGGATGCGAGCGGTGCGGATCATGGCGTCGGCGATTTCGGTCATCAGCGCCTGCGACTCCGGCAGGATGACGGCCGAATCGACGGCGAACTGGATCTGCTGCTTGATGGTGATCTCGGTCTTGCCGACGGTGACGAGCGCGTTCTTCGGCTTCGGCGTCAGCAAGATGTCGACGGGGTTGTCTTGCCGCGCCTTGATGTCGCTGGGCATCACTTGGACGAGGTAACCGTCGGCTTCGACGGTGAAGCTCACAGTGCCCGGCGGAACGTCGGCCACGCGGAACGACCCTTGGCCGTCGGTCCCGAGCGAGCTCTCCTTCTTCGCCGCGTCGACGACCTTGACCGTCGCGCTTTGAATGGGGGCTTGCGTCGCCGCGTCGCGAACGCGACCGACGATGGTGCCGACGCGCGGCAGCGCCTCGAGGACGCAATCGGCGTTGACCTCGGGCGCGCCCTTCACGACGGTGGCCGTGCACTGGCCGTCCTTGTAGCCATCGACCTTGACGAGGAAGCCGTAGCCGCCCTCGCCGAGCTCTTGCGTCGTGAACCGGCCATCGGGCCCCGTCACCATCGACGTGATCTCGGGGTGGTTCTCGTAGGCGACGATGGCGTTGGCGATGCCCTCTTGCTTGTCCTTCTCGTGGACGAAGCCCTTCACGCGACCGCGCACCACGGTCCGCTCGATGATCTTCTCCACCGTGCGGAGCTTCACGACGGGCGGCCGGTCCTGCGTGTCGACGTTCCAGCCGGCGCCGAGGAAGAGCGTCCACGGCGCGACCGGCGCCAGCTCCTCGACGAAGGTCTTGGTGCCCGACACGCCGAAGTCGAAGGCCGCCGTCAGACCGAAGCCGCGCTTCCACGGGAGGAAGCGGCTGCCCAACGTGATCCGCTGCGGCGCAAGCGGCTCGTTCTTCATGCAGAGGTCGCTCGACGGGTTGTTGAGGCGGCACGCGTAACCCTGCCGATTCACGGGAACGATGACCGTGTATTCGGCGAAGGGGCGCACGCGCTCGTCCGCGAAGAGGCCTTCGACGCCGAGGCCGATGTCGAAGTGGTCGACGCGATTGACGCCGAGACCGAAGCGCTCGATGCGCGTCACCGGCTGACCGCGGAGCTGCTCGGTGCGTTCAACGACCTTGGCGGTGTTGTCGAACATGTAGTTGAGCGCGAGGCTCGTGCGGAGCGGCACCGGCTTCTGCATGCCGCGGAGGTCGAGGGTGGCGACGGGCCCAAACTTGAAGCCCGTGCCGCCGCCCTCGAGACCCACGCGCCCCGAACCGTTGACGAGCCAGAGTTCGGCGAAGCCGCCGACATGGAACGTCTTTGCCAGAGCGCCGTGCACGCGCGCTCCGAGGTTCGTGTCGCCGAGGACCTGAAGGAGCGAGGGACGATTGGCGTTGCTCGAGTTGCCGTAGGCGCTCGTCGAGGCGTACGCCTCGAGCCATTTCGCGATCGAGACGCCGAGGGAGATCGTCCCACCGAAGTGATCGAGCGAGTCGGTTTGCACGGCGGTGCCGCCGGGCGCTGTGCTCGGGCAAGGAAACTTGGCGGTGCAGAGGAAGCCGGCGGAGAAGTACTCGGTCGTGAAGCCTAAACGAAACTGGCCCGGCGCTCCGCCTTGCGCGTGCGGAGTTCGCAGGAGGCCTAGCTGACCGTGCAGCGTGCTCGACTCCATGAGGGCGCGATCGCGTTCGGCCCATTCGGCGTCGGCTTCGTTGCCCTCCTTGTTGTTGTCGCCCTCGGCGAGGGCCCCGACGACGGGAGCCGACGCAGGCGGCGGCGCGGCGGCCACTGGCGCGGCTGCAGCCGCTGCCGGCACCTTCGGCGCGGCGGGAGCCGGAGCCGGAGCCGGAGCCGCGGCGCTTCCGCTCGCGCTCCCTCCGAAGGTGACCTGCGCCGACGCCGTGGACGCAGCGAGCACGAGGGCGAGGGAGGACGGCAAGCCAAGCGAAACCAATAGAAGTCGGTTCATCGTTGGGGCGGGAGGCTAACACGCCTCCGCGGGCCGATTCGAGCGCCGACCAACGTGCTGGGCCTTCTTTTTCGGACCAAGGACGTGGGAAGATGCGGAGCGATGGTTACGAGCCCAAACGCACGCGGG from Myxococcales bacterium includes:
- a CDS encoding OmpA family protein, with amino-acid sequence MNRLLLVSLGLPSSLALVLAASTASAQVTFGGSASGSAAAPAPAPAPAAPKVPAAAAAAPVAAAPPPASAPVVGALAEGDNNKEGNEADAEWAERDRALMESSTLHGQLGLLRTPHAQGGAPGQFRLGFTTEYFSAGFLCTAKFPCPSTAPGGTAVQTDSLDHFGGTISLGVSIAKWLEAYASTSAYGNSSNANRPSLLQVLGDTNLGARVHGALAKTFHVGGFAELWLVNGSGRVGLEGGGTGFKFGPVATLDLRGMQKPVPLRTSLALNYMFDNTAKVVERTEQLRGQPVTRIERFGLGVNRVDHFDIGLGVEGLFADERVRPFAEYTVIVPVNRQGYACRLNNPSSDLCMKNEPLAPQRITLGSRFLPWKRGFGLTAAFDFGVSGTKTFVEELAPVAPWTLFLGAGWNVDTQDRPPVVKLRTVEKIIERTVVRGRVKGFVHEKDKQEGIANAIVAYENHPEITSMVTGPDGRFTTQELGEGGYGFLVKVDGYKDGQCTATVVKGAPEVNADCVLEALPRVGTIVGRVRDAATQAPIQSATVKVVDAAKKESSLGTDGQGSFRVADVPPGTVSFTVEADGYLVQVMPSDIKARQDNPVDILLTPKPKNALVTVGKTEITIKQQIQFAVDSAVILPESQALMTEIADAMIRTARIRRVEIQGHTDNTGTPDRNKTLSEQRAEAVRGWLVDHGVGPDRIAAKGYGQTKPLVPNVTAANKARNRRVQFVILEQDPAPAATPATRK